AATATTTGAAAATCATTCATAAAAAAATCCCTATGTATCGACTACATAGGGATTATGATATTTAAAATTTAAATTTATTTGTAGATCAGTTCAGCCTGAAAAACGTCAGCAAAGTGTTTTCTGATATTAGTCTTTACACTTTCTACTTCTTCGGGAGTCAATTCTCTCTCAAGTTCTCTTTGTAATGAAGTAACCTGCTTATCTTTGATCCCACATGGAATGATGTATTCAAAATAACGCATATCTGTATTTACATTCAATGCAAAACCATGAAGCGTTACCCATCTTGAAGCTTTTACACCCATAGCACAGATCTTTCTGGCATAAGGTTTTCCAACATCCAGCCAAACACCGGTTTCTCCTTGGGAACGTTCTCCTTTAAGACCGAATTCCCCAATGGTTCTGATGATTACTTCTTCCAGATTTCTCATATAAAGATGAATATCGGTAAAGAAGTTTTCAAGATCTAAAACAGGATATCCAACGATCTGTCCATACCCATGATAGGTAATGTCTCCACCACGATTGGTTTTCACATAGGTGGCTTCAATCTCTTTCAATTTATCAATGCCGGCAAGCATATTTTCCTCATGTCCGCTCTTTCCCAATGTATAAACGTGTGGGTGTTCTACCAAAAGGAGATGGTTGGATGTGGTAATATGCTGTTCTGATGGAAGATCTCTGTTTTTTATTTTGGTATCAATAATAGCTTTCATCAGTTGCTCCTGATAATCCCAGGCGGGTTGATATTCTTTGATTCCTAAATCTTCAAATTCTACTGCTTTATTCTGATTTGTATTCATTTCAATTTTTGACATACAAATTTAGTGAATTTTAAGCTTTTATGGAATGGATAAAATCTATGGCGCTTTTCTTCCAATCTTTATCCTGTAGTAAGATGTTTACAAAGGCTGTTCCTATGATGCCGCCATCTGCTTTTTCAGTTACATTTTCAAAATCTTCCTTCGATTTTATTCCAAAGCCTATCATAACAGGATTCTTTAATGGAAGGGCTGCTAATCTATTCAAATAATTTTCATTTTTCAATACAGCATTTTTATTTCCTGTGGTAGAGGAAGAACTTACTGCATATAGAAATCCGGAGCTTAGGGAATCAAGATACTGTATTCTTTCGTCTGAAGTTTCTGGAGTAACCAAGAATGTGAAATTGAGGTTATATTGCTTTAAAATATGCTGATAGTTTTTCTCAAATTCAATAGGAGGGAGATCGGGAAGTATCAGACCGGAAACTCCACTCTCTGAACATTCTTTACAAAATTTTTCAAATCCAAAACTTAAAACAGGGTTGATGTATCCCATCAAAATAATTGGAATTCTAATCTCGTTTTTTATTGTTTTTAACTGAGAAAGAAGCTTTTCAATGGTCATGCCATTTTGTAAGGCCAACTCATGAGCTTTTTGAATAACAGGTCCGTCTGCTACGGGATCAGAGTAGGGCATTCCAATTTCAATCATGTCTGCTCCTGAATCCTGAATTAGTTTTATAATGTCTGCCGTATCTTCCAGTTGTGGAATTCCCGCAGTGAAATATATGTTTAGTTTTTTCATGTTTTTCTTTATTGTATGAATGTAAAATGTATTCATGATCTAACTTTATGTGTTGAAGTCATTCTACATTAATATTTCTACATTTTACAGATTTTTCAAATAGGTTTCCATGTCCTTATCTCCACGGCCACTCAGGCAAATGACTACAACATCATCTTCATTAAATTGCTTTTTATCTAAAACTGCCAGAGCATGAGAACTTTCCAAGGCGGGGATAATCCCTTCCAGTTTTGTTAATTCAAAGGCACATTTTAAGGCTTCATCATCATTAATACTGAAAAATTCTGCTCTGTTTTCTTTAAATAGATGGGCATGAAAAGGCCCGATACCCGGATAATCAAGTCCTGCGGAAATGGAATGAGGTTCAATAACCTGTCCGTCTGCAGTCTGCATCACAAGGCTTTTGCTTCCGTGAAGTACTCCCAAGGTTCCCAGAAATGTAGTAGCTGCTGATTTCCCGGAATCAACTCCCAGACCGCCGGCCTCTGCAGCAATGATTTTTACCTCTTTTTCATTTACAAAATGATAGAATGTTCCTGCAGCATTGCTTCCTCCTCCTACGCAGGCAATAACATAGTCCGGGTTTTCTCTTCCGATTTTTTCCTTAAGCTGTTCCTTTATTTCTTTTGAAATGACACTTTGAAACCTTGCTACAAGATCAGGGAAAGGATGAGGACCCACCACACTTCCAATTACATAATGAGTGGTCACAGGATTGTTGATCCAGTCTCTTAAGGCTTCGTTTACAGCATCTTTCAATGTTTTGGAACCTGAGGTAGCGGCTATAACTTCTGCACCCAGCATTTTCATTCTTGCTACATTCGGGGCCTGTCTCTGGATATCAATTTCTCCCATGTATACAATACATTCAAGACCAAGCAGTGCGCAGGCTGTTGCAGTGGCTACACCATGCTGTCCGGCACCGGTTTCAGCAATAATCCTTGTTTTTCCTAGGCGCTTTGCCAATAGAACCTGTCCTAGGGCATTATTGATTTTGTGTGCTCCGGTATGGTTAAGATCTTCTCTTTTTAAGTAAATCTTGGTGTTATATTTTTCACTCAGATTTTTCGCAAAATAAAGTGGAGTAGCCCTTCCTACATAGTTTGTAAGCAAGTCCTGATATTCGCTCTGGAAGTCTTCAGATTCTATGATCTCAAGATAGTTTTTTTGTAATTCTTCTACATTTGGGAAGAGCATTTCAGGGATAAAAGCGCCGCCAAACTCTCCATAATATCCGTTTTCATCTGGGTTTTTATAATTCATTTCTTTATTCTTTAGTAATTAAATAAGCGTTATTTTCTGTACTCAGCTGATTGAGTAATTTTTTCTTTTCATCTGATACTTTGAAGATTAAAATATCATCATCATCAGAATTGATCCATTCAGAACCGGTATTTTCCTTTATCAGTTCGGCCTTGTCATAGAGAATTTCGATCTCACATTTTTCATAAAACGAGCGAAGCTCGGAATGACAAAAGCCAATGGTTTCCATATTTCTTTTCCTCACGTTCTCCATAAAATGTTGAATTAATTCGGAGCCATAGCCTTTTTTTCTGTGTGTTGCAACGAATCCTACAACTTCCGCGAAAGTATATTCTTCTCTCTCAATTTTCAGGGTAAAATCAAAATTAACCCGAATAATGGCCAATATTTCTTCAGTGGTGCCCAATAGAAAATGAAACTCTGAATCTTTGAAAAGGCTACGGAAATAATCCGGTTTCATTGTATTCCATTCCGATACTTCCCAAAGCTGGAGAATATGTTCTATCTCCTTTTCTGTTAATTCGTTGGCTTGTTTTATTTGGTATTTCATAATTTTCAATCGTAATTAAAGTTAATGAAGATGATCAAATACTGGTTTTAAATTGTTTTATCCTTACAATATCCTTATCACCGGGTTCTATTTCAAATTTTGAATTGATGTCTATGGCAAAAGGCTTTTGATGTAATGATTCAATATTTGAAATATTTTCTTCTGAAATGCCACCACTCAAAAAATAGGGTAGAGGAATTTCAAATTCATTCAATAGGTTCCAGTCAAACTGCTGCCCTGTTCCTCCGAATGCCTTGCTGTCTGTATCAAACAGATAATAGCTGATAGGTTGCTGGGAGTCTTTTGAGCGATTATTGAAAGTTTGTTCTATTTTATTTTTGTTTTCAATGGTATTATTTCCAATTCTTATAACCTTAATGATTTTAACTTCAGTACTTAGTTTTTTTCTTAGATCAAGAATGAAGTTTTCATTTTCATCACCATGTAATTGGATAAGATTAAGTTTTCCTTTTTCAACGATTTCAACAATTCTCTCAGTATTTTCATTCACAAATACCCCAACTTTTCCGGAATGATCAAACGTTGAAATATCATCCAAACTCAAATGATTCATTACATATCTTGGAGACTTTTCATAGAAGATAAAACCAAGAAAATCTACTTTCATATTGATCAATTCCTGAATCTGTTCATACTTTGTCAAGCCACAGACTTTGAGAATAGGAGAGGTATTGTTGGTTGCCGGTTGCTGATTCATTGTTTGTATTGAGTTTTGATCGTTGATAGGGTTGAATATTTAGGCTAGGAAAATATCATTTTTAAATTGTCAGAGAGAACTCTTCAAATGCCTTTGCAGGATCTGTATTTCTCATAAAATATTCTCCCATGAGGAATCCATCAAACCCTTTTTCTTTTAAATATTTAAAATCTTCAAGAGTATAAATACCGCTTTCCGCAATAGATAAGGTATCTTTTGGAAGCTGGTCTTTGAGCTGAACAGAATGCTGTAAATCAACCTTGAAGTCTTTTAAGTTCCTGTTATTAATTCCTACTAAATCAATTTTTGAGTTAAAATGCTTAAGCTCTTCTTCGGTATGAATTTCAAGTAAAACTTCCAGATCCAATTCATGAGCCAGCGCTGTAAATTCCTGAACCTGATTTGGAGAAAGGCACGATGCGATCAGTAAAATGACATCTGCACCCATACTTTTTGCCTCATAAAATTGATATTCATCAATCATAAAATCTTTTCGCAGAACCGGAATATTAAGGTGATTTCTTACGCCTAAAATATCATCAAAGCTTCCTCCAAAAAAATCCTTATCCGTTAAGATAGAAATTCCACTTGCCCCAAATTGTTCATAGGCAGAGGTAACATCCAAAGGAGCAACATTATTATTGATGATTCCCTTTGATGGAGATTGTCTTTTAAATTCCGCAATGATGCCATTTCTATTCTTGATGGATTCTTTCAGGGAATGACTCTTTCTCCCGAAAAATTCTGAGTTTTTCAATTCATCAATGGAAACTTTGGATTTTGAAATCGTTATTTCTTCTTTTTTTCTTTCAATAATTTTATCTAGTATGGTCATGTTGGGAGTAGAGATTAGGAGTTAGAAACTATTGGTTTTTTATTTAATAAGGAGCTCAAAAGTTCTTAATGCTTTTCCATTTTTCAGACTTTCTTTGGCTAAAAGAAGACAATCATCATAGGAACCGAATTTGCGGGTATGGTGAAGTGCTACAGCTGCATTGGCCAAAACCACGGCATTTTGTTGTTCAGTTCCTTTTCCTTCCAGAATATTCATGAAGATTTTTGCAGTCTCCTGAATGGTATCTCCAGCCTTAATATCTTCAAGGGTTACAGGATTGAACCCAAGGTCTTCAGCAGAGTGAATTTCTTCTCCATTCTTAGTAATAATTTTACTGTCATGGGTTAAACTGATCTCATCATAACCATCCAGTCCATGTACAAGGATAAATTCCTGTTCTTCTTTTTGAAGAAGATATTGATAGATCCTTGCAATTTCCAGGTTGTATACACCAATCATTGAATATTGAGGTTTTGCAGGATTTACCAATGGTCCCAGAAGATTAAAAAATGTTCTTAGTCCCAATGACTTTCTCAATAACCCAACCGATTGAAGAGCGGGGTGGAAGTAAGGAGCATGCAGGAAGCAGATATTAGCTCTCTCAAGATCTTCATTTAATTGTTCTGATGTGCTTTTAAACTGATAGCCAATTTCTTCCAGTACATTGGAAGACCCTGTGGTAGTTGAAGCTCCATAATTTCCATGTTTTGTTACTTTCTGCCCGGCTCCGGCCACCACAAAGCTGGCCAACGTTGATATATTGATTGTGTTTTTTCCGTCACCTCCTGTTCCTACAATATCAATGGCATCGCTTGCATCAATATTTACTGGGACAGCCATCTGCAATAAGGCTTCTCTAAAACCTTCCAATTCTTTCAATGTAATATTTCGCATCAGAAAAACACTGATGAATGAAGTTACTTCCGCAGCATTGAATTTATTCTGAGCAATTTCAATCATCATAGCCTTTGCTTCGGATTTCGACAAAGTGTTATGATTAAACAGGTATTGCAGTATTTCTTTCATTTGAGGAGTTTTTATGGTTGAGGGATTTTGTATTGTTGTTTTCATATTAAATACACTTTGTTAAATTTCTAGACAAGCTGAAATAAAAGCTTCTGATCTATTCTAATGATTTAAAAAGTTTCGGATAATTACTTCTCCCTCTGGAGTCAAGATACTCTCAGGATGAAACTGTACGCCGTGCACATCGTAAGTTTTATGTTGTAAAGCCATGATCATTCCGTCTTTATCAACTGCGGTAATTTCCAGTTCTTCTGGGAAGTTATCTGGGTTCACTGCCCAGCTGTGATACCTTCCAACTTCTAATCCTGATGCCAGATCTTTGAAAAGCTTAGTATCTTCTTTTACCAGTTCAGTAGTGGTTGCTACTCCGTGAAAAATTTCTGAAAGGTTGATAAGACTTCCGCCAAATGCTTCTGCAATGGCCTGCTGACCTAAGCATACCCCCAAAATACTCTTGGTAGGAGCATATTCTTTAATAAGATCCAGTAAAATTCCAGCTTCTTCCGGAATTCCCGGGCCGGGAGAAAGAATAATCTTGTCATATTTCCCGATTTCTTCCAATGTAATTTGATCATTTCTTACTACATCTACTTTTTGATTCAAAATTCTTTCAATGATCTGAACCAAATTATAGGTGAAGCTGTCATAATTATCAAAAACAAGAACTTTTGATGGCTGGCTTTCGGTTACTGGTGTTATATTATTGTTCATTTTTTTATTTTTTGCTAGTTGCTGAGATTGGACGATGTTTTTATTAATCCTGAACGATCTTTTCTGCTTTTTCTACTGCCTTTTTCAGGGCATTCAGTTTATTGTTGACCTCCTGCAATTCGTTTTCAGGGACTGATTTTGCAACGAGACCGGCTCCTGCCTGATAATAAAGTGTATTGTTTTTACTTAAAAAGGTTCTGATCATAATGGCCTGATTACAGCTTCCATTTAAACCAACAATCCCGATACATCCTCCATAGTAGCCGCGTGAGTCTTTTTCATATTGGTTGATCAGTTGAAGCGCTTTATGCTTAGGTGCCCCACTTAACGTTCCCTGAGGAAAGGTTGCTGAAATCATTTCCAGAGGATTAATTTGCTCCGGTAGATCTGCCGTTACTTCACTTACCATATGAATAACATGAGAGAAAAGCTGAATTTCTTTAAGCTTGGTAACGGTTACATTTTTCCCCAGCTTTCCAAGATCATTACGGGCTAGGTCTACCAGCATGGTATGTTCTGCATTTTCCTTTGGATCTTTTTTTAATTCTTCAATAGCCTGAAGATCAATATCCAAATTTCCCGTTCTTTTGGAAGTTCCTGCAATAGGATGAATAATGGCTTTATTGTCTTTAATAATTAACTGGCTTTCAGGACTTGACCCGAATAATTTGTAGTTTCCGTAATCAAAATAGAATAGGTAAGGTGAGGGATTGATATTTCTTAAGGCTCTGTAAACATTGAATTCGTCTCCTTTGAATTTCTGTTCAAATCTTCTGCTTAGTACAAGTTGAAATACATCACCTCTCATACAATGTTTCTGGGCCGTTTTTACCAATTCAAGATAGTCCTCATTCGTAATGTTGGAAGTTTCCTGACCATTCTTTTCAAAAGGATAAACCGGAGTATTCTGATTTTTGATGAGGTTTTCCAAAAGGTGTAGTTCAGATTTTACACCGTTCATTTGGTTTTCAATAATATACATCTCATCATTGAAGTGGTTGATGGCGATTACATATTGATATAATCTGTATCTCAGAATAGGAATTTCCACTTCCGGGCTTTGTGGCTTCAAGTTGATGCTTTCAAAAAACTGTACCGCTTCAAAGCTTGTATATCCAAAAAGACTTTGAGCTGTCTGTTCAATAGAATCATCGGTCTTTTCGCAATCAAAAATAGTACGGAAGCTTTCAAATATATCGATGATACTACGCTCATTGATAGGTTGCTTTACCGGAGCAGAATCAGGAAGCTTAATTTCAAATTCATGTAAGTTTTTTACTTCGATTCCTGCAACAGCGTTGATGGCAATAAAGGAAAAATTGTTGTCAATACTTTTAGAATCTGAACTTTCCAAAAGAATCGTATCCCTGAATTTATCCCTGATTTTAAGGTAAATATTCATGGGAGTATGAAGATCTCCAAGAGTTTTTTTCGAAACGGTTTTTATTTTGATTTTTTGAGTAAACATCTGCTGTTGTATTTTTTTTGTGAGATTTATGAATAAAAAAAAGGCTTTAACGGAATCCGTCAAAGCCTTGTATATTGTTTTGTTTGTATCTGCTGTTGGGTTAACAACATGACAATAACTTCAGACCCGACGAAGAGTTTGAAAGCCACCACCAAATATTGTTGCTATTATTAAACATGGGACAAATTTAGAAATTTTTTTAATACAAAAAACAAAAAATTCAAAAAAAATAAAAACTTATTTTGAAATATACTACTTCAACTGCTTGAGTTCTTTCCTGAGTTCTTCAATTTTTAATCTAGAACTTTCATCATCATAAGAATCTGTATAATCTTCTAAGGCTGAGATGTATTCCATAATAAACTCCTTGTTGGTTCTGTCTGCTTCATACTTGATTCTTGCAGAATTGACAGGAGCTAGTTTTTCATTTTCTAATAAGATTTTTCCTTCCTTGGATTGGTCATAAAGGATAACAATATTTTTTTCATATCCGGGAATGTATTTTACGGGAAGATCCTTTTGACTAGGAATTCTAATTGAGTTTCTGATAGGGTAGATTGCTGCAGTAGTCGTTGAAAAAAAAGTAGTCGTGTATTTTCCGTTCTGTTTCTTTACAATGGCTTCATAATCATGAATGTAGCTTTCATTTAATGTGGAGTTGGTTTCAACATCGGAAGTAATAATGGCTGTGCTTTCCACACCATATGTATTAAGAAACCAGGCGTTTAAAAACTGACCACAAATTCCATTCAAAATTGCCAAAGGAATAATAGGAATCAGAAATAGTGCTTTTTTTGTTGCATAAAAGAGCAATCCAAAGAATAAAAAGAGCAGTATCACAGTATAAAAACCATGATGACTGGTGAAAAACAGAATTTTAGAAATTAAAACCATAGGTTAAATGTACTACTATCTTTTCAATGTAAAACTATATTTTTGATACACCAAGGCATATTTTAAATGCGCCTGATTCTTACAGTAAAAAAATGCAAAATGTTTTCAATCAGATAAATAGGTTTTTGCCAAATGATAATGCTTTGCTACTTAAAAACAAAGCATTGTCATTGCATTATCTAACCCTTATATTTTAAAAATAGATTAATGGACCGGCTCTGAGAGGGGTATATCCGGACTTCCGCTGTAGAAAACAATCAATGTAGCTCCCTTATCCCCGGTTTTGCCTCTGTGAGCAATATTAACCATTTCTGGAAGTACCTGTCCTTGTTTTACCCATTGTGTTTTACCGTCTTCCTTTCTTTCAATCTGAATTTCACCTTTTTCTATATAAGCAGCATTAATAACCGGGTGTTTGTGCCAATCCAAGGCCTTATTGGGAGGTACGGAAATCTTAAGCACTGATATTTCAGGCTGTCCACTTGGATAGGCGGAATACAAAGTCCCATCCCACGATTTTGTGGTTTTTAATAATGTTACTGATTCAATTTTATCAGAATATTCTGAGGGTTGATCATTTGACGAAGAATTATCACAAGATAAAGTGAGGGTAGAGAGTACAACGAATAAAGCTGTACTTGATAAATTTTTTTTATTCATAGTGAATTCAAATTAATAATGTTTTTGATTTAGTGGATTGTATAAAACAAAAATAATAATCATATTTAAAATTCCCTAATGTTTGAATTATATTTGTTTAATATAAATCTTCAGGTGCTAAAAATATTTTTCAAAGAAAACATTTGTCATAAGTTTAAAACTTTATTTTTTATATTTTTGCTTTCAAATTAGAAAAAAATGAAAAAAGTATTAGCAATCGCATTTATTGGAGGTTTATTATTAGCAAGCTGCTCAAAAAAAGTAGATCACTCTTTACAGGATAGCAACACAATGCTTGAAGAGCCAGAAGCAACTACCGTTGTAGATTCTACTGCTAAAACTGCTGCTCCAGCTGCTGCAACTCCGGCTGCACCTGCACCTGAAGCTGCTAAAACAGATTCTACAGCGAAAAAATAATGAAAAAATTGCTTTTGGCAGGAACTTTAGGTCTTATGATCATTTCCTGTTCTAAAAAAGAAAATACAACAGAAGTTGCATCATCTGATGCTGCTCCAGTGTCAGCACCAGCACAATCTAATCTTTCCGGTGATCAAATCATGGAGACATTGGACTGTTCGGGATGCCACTCTGTTAATGATAGAATGATAGGACCATCTTATAAGGAAATAGCGGCTAAATATTCTGAAAAGGATATAGATCTGCTTGCTTCTAAAATTATAGATGGCGGAAGTGGTGTTTGGGGAGGAGTCCCTATGGCGGCCCATCCACAGGTATCTAAGGAAGATGCCAAAAAAATGGTGGAATATATTTTAAGTCAGAAGAAATAAAACATGTCCACCGAAAAATCCAGTCTGCACACAAGAAATCTGCATCGTAATCCCTATGATTTTGATCAGCTTATTTCTTGTGTGCCAGAACTGAAACACTACGTCTTCGAGAATACTTATAAGAAAAGAACCATTAATTTCAGTATTTCTAAGGCGGTTAAACTTCTTAACAAAGCTTTACTTTTACACTTTTATAATGTTAAGGATTGGGATATTCCTGATACCAATTTATGTCCTCCCATTCCGGGAAGGGCAGATTATGTACATTATATTGCCGATCTGCTAGCGGAGCAACAAAAAGAAATTCCAACAGGAGCTTCTGTGAAAGGACTGGACATAGGAGTAGGAGCCAATCTTGTTTATCCTTTGATTGCCCATAAATCCTATGGCTGGAAAATGCTGGGTACAGACATCAATAAGGACTCACTGAAGAATGCCCAGAATATTTTAGATCAAAATTTAGATCTTTCATCCGATATTCTATTAAAACATCAACCAGATTCTGATTGTATATTTAAAAATATTATAGAGGGGGAAGACCGGTTTACATTTTCTATGTGTAATCCTCCTTTTCATGATTCTGAAGAGGCTGCAATGAAAGGAAATATCCGAAAAACAAAAAATCTCAAGAAAATAAAAACCAAGCAGCCGTTGCTTAATTTTGGCGGAAAGCAGTCAGAATTATGGTGCGAGGGTGGTGAACTGGCTTTTATCACCAAGATGATTAATGAGAGTGCATTGTATTCATCCAAGGTTCTTTGGTTTACGTGCTTGGTTTCCAAAAAAGATAATCTACCTAAGTTGAATTCTCTTTTGAAAAAGGTGAAAGCAGTAGATTTCAAGACTATTGACATGGCTCAGGGACAAAAAATAAGCAGAATGCTCGCCTGGACATTTATTCCTCAGCAGGACAGGAGAGGATGGTTTTGAGTGGATAATTGTTAATTCCATTTGATTACCAATGAAACTTTTGGTTCATTTTTCTATAGAAATCAATACTCAATAAAAGGTAATAATACTCAATTCGTTGTGAAGGAAATTCGCAATTCACGATTCGCATTTAAAAATTTCTGAAAAAACTCATTGACGGTCAACGCAAAAATGCCTAAATTTGTACGCTTTTAGAAAAATAAGAAATGCAATTATCAGAACAAGAAATCATTAGAAGAGAAAAGCTGAATAAGCTTACTGAAATGGGGATTAATGCGTTCCCTGCGGATGAGTATACGATTACAGATACTACAGAATCTATAAAACAGGACTTTTCTGAAAATAAACAGGTGAAGATCGCTGGTAGATTAATGTCCCGCAGAATTCAGGGAAAAGCTTCTTTTGCTGAGTTGCAGGATTCTACAGGTAAAATTCAGGTATATTTCAACAGAGACGAAATCTGTACAGGAGAAGATAAAACCTTATATAATGAAGTATATAAGCACCTTTTGGATATCGGGGATATTATCGGTATTGAAGGGGAATTATTTACCACTCAGGTAGGAGAGAAGACCGTTTTAGTAAAGAACTTTACACTTCTTACTAAGGCTTTACGTCCGCTTCCTCAAGCTAAAACAGATGAAAACGGTGTTGTACATGATGGGTTTACGGATCCTGAATTAAGATACAGACAACGTTATGTAGATTTAACGGTAAATCCACAGGTAAAAGAAATTTTTGTGAAGAGAACAAAATTGTTCAATGCCATGAGAACTTTCTTTAATGAT
This genomic interval from Chryseobacterium joostei contains the following:
- a CDS encoding GNAT family N-acetyltransferase, which encodes MKYQIKQANELTEKEIEHILQLWEVSEWNTMKPDYFRSLFKDSEFHFLLGTTEEILAIIRVNFDFTLKIEREEYTFAEVVGFVATHRKKGYGSELIQHFMENVRKRNMETIGFCHSELRSFYEKCEIEILYDKAELIKENTGSEWINSDDDDILIFKVSDEKKKLLNQLSTENNAYLITKE
- a CDS encoding c-type cytochrome — its product is MKKLLLAGTLGLMIISCSKKENTTEVASSDAAPVSAPAQSNLSGDQIMETLDCSGCHSVNDRMIGPSYKEIAAKYSEKDIDLLASKIIDGGSGVWGGVPMAAHPQVSKEDAKKMVEYILSQKK
- the lipB gene encoding lipoyl(octanoyl) transferase LipB; this translates as MNTNQNKAVEFEDLGIKEYQPAWDYQEQLMKAIIDTKIKNRDLPSEQHITTSNHLLLVEHPHVYTLGKSGHEENMLAGIDKLKEIEATYVKTNRGGDITYHGYGQIVGYPVLDLENFFTDIHLYMRNLEEVIIRTIGEFGLKGERSQGETGVWLDVGKPYARKICAMGVKASRWVTLHGFALNVNTDMRYFEYIIPCGIKDKQVTSLQRELERELTPEEVESVKTNIRKHFADVFQAELIYK
- a CDS encoding anthranilate synthase component II, which translates into the protein MNNNITPVTESQPSKVLVFDNYDSFTYNLVQIIERILNQKVDVVRNDQITLEEIGKYDKIILSPGPGIPEEAGILLDLIKEYAPTKSILGVCLGQQAIAEAFGGSLINLSEIFHGVATTTELVKEDTKLFKDLASGLEVGRYHSWAVNPDNFPEELEITAVDKDGMIMALQHKTYDVHGVQFHPESILTPEGEVIIRNFLNH
- the trpB gene encoding tryptophan synthase subunit beta, coding for MNYKNPDENGYYGEFGGAFIPEMLFPNVEELQKNYLEIIESEDFQSEYQDLLTNYVGRATPLYFAKNLSEKYNTKIYLKREDLNHTGAHKINNALGQVLLAKRLGKTRIIAETGAGQHGVATATACALLGLECIVYMGEIDIQRQAPNVARMKMLGAEVIAATSGSKTLKDAVNEALRDWINNPVTTHYVIGSVVGPHPFPDLVARFQSVISKEIKEQLKEKIGRENPDYVIACVGGGSNAAGTFYHFVNEKEVKIIAAEAGGLGVDSGKSAATTFLGTLGVLHGSKSLVMQTADGQVIEPHSISAGLDYPGIGPFHAHLFKENRAEFFSINDDEALKCAFELTKLEGIIPALESSHALAVLDKKQFNEDDVVVICLSGRGDKDMETYLKNL
- the trpC gene encoding indole-3-glycerol phosphate synthase TrpC, yielding MTILDKIIERKKEEITISKSKVSIDELKNSEFFGRKSHSLKESIKNRNGIIAEFKRQSPSKGIINNNVAPLDVTSAYEQFGASGISILTDKDFFGGSFDDILGVRNHLNIPVLRKDFMIDEYQFYEAKSMGADVILLIASCLSPNQVQEFTALAHELDLEVLLEIHTEEELKHFNSKIDLVGINNRNLKDFKVDLQHSVQLKDQLPKDTLSIAESGIYTLEDFKYLKEKGFDGFLMGEYFMRNTDPAKAFEEFSLTI
- a CDS encoding phosphoribosylanthranilate isomerase, which translates into the protein MNQQPATNNTSPILKVCGLTKYEQIQELINMKVDFLGFIFYEKSPRYVMNHLSLDDISTFDHSGKVGVFVNENTERIVEIVEKGKLNLIQLHGDENENFILDLRKKLSTEVKIIKVIRIGNNTIENKNKIEQTFNNRSKDSQQPISYYLFDTDSKAFGGTGQQFDWNLLNEFEIPLPYFLSGGISEENISNIESLHQKPFAIDINSKFEIEPGDKDIVRIKQFKTSI
- a CDS encoding cupin domain-containing protein; translation: MNKKNLSSTALFVVLSTLTLSCDNSSSNDQPSEYSDKIESVTLLKTTKSWDGTLYSAYPSGQPEISVLKISVPPNKALDWHKHPVINAAYIEKGEIQIERKEDGKTQWVKQGQVLPEMVNIAHRGKTGDKGATLIVFYSGSPDIPLSEPVH
- a CDS encoding anthranilate synthase component I family protein; protein product: MFTQKIKIKTVSKKTLGDLHTPMNIYLKIRDKFRDTILLESSDSKSIDNNFSFIAINAVAGIEVKNLHEFEIKLPDSAPVKQPINERSIIDIFESFRTIFDCEKTDDSIEQTAQSLFGYTSFEAVQFFESINLKPQSPEVEIPILRYRLYQYVIAINHFNDEMYIIENQMNGVKSELHLLENLIKNQNTPVYPFEKNGQETSNITNEDYLELVKTAQKHCMRGDVFQLVLSRRFEQKFKGDEFNVYRALRNINPSPYLFYFDYGNYKLFGSSPESQLIIKDNKAIIHPIAGTSKRTGNLDIDLQAIEELKKDPKENAEHTMLVDLARNDLGKLGKNVTVTKLKEIQLFSHVIHMVSEVTADLPEQINPLEMISATFPQGTLSGAPKHKALQLINQYEKDSRGYYGGCIGIVGLNGSCNQAIMIRTFLSKNNTLYYQAGAGLVAKSVPENELQEVNNKLNALKKAVEKAEKIVQD
- the trpA gene encoding tryptophan synthase subunit alpha codes for the protein MKKLNIYFTAGIPQLEDTADIIKLIQDSGADMIEIGMPYSDPVADGPVIQKAHELALQNGMTIEKLLSQLKTIKNEIRIPIILMGYINPVLSFGFEKFCKECSESGVSGLILPDLPPIEFEKNYQHILKQYNLNFTFLVTPETSDERIQYLDSLSSGFLYAVSSSSTTGNKNAVLKNENYLNRLAALPLKNPVMIGFGIKSKEDFENVTEKADGGIIGTAFVNILLQDKDWKKSAIDFIHSIKA
- the trpD gene encoding anthranilate phosphoribosyltransferase, translating into MKEILQYLFNHNTLSKSEAKAMMIEIAQNKFNAAEVTSFISVFLMRNITLKELEGFREALLQMAVPVNIDASDAIDIVGTGGDGKNTINISTLASFVVAGAGQKVTKHGNYGASTTTGSSNVLEEIGYQFKSTSEQLNEDLERANICFLHAPYFHPALQSVGLLRKSLGLRTFFNLLGPLVNPAKPQYSMIGVYNLEIARIYQYLLQKEEQEFILVHGLDGYDEISLTHDSKIITKNGEEIHSAEDLGFNPVTLEDIKAGDTIQETAKIFMNILEGKGTEQQNAVVLANAAVALHHTRKFGSYDDCLLLAKESLKNGKALRTFELLIK